DNA sequence from the Rhizoctonia solani chromosome 10, complete sequence genome:
TAGCCCCACGTTCTGAAGATGATTTCTATTTTTGGATGATTAGTCATATCATAATTCCCTTTTCTGGCCTCTCTGCAACCCCACCCATTGCCTTTAAACCAAGTTAGTCACTACACATCCCCTATCCCCCTAATATATCAGTCTGTCTCCTACTATCCCTGCCTTCATTCACATTGATCTCTATGCCATACCACGTTGCTGctcactaacattatcccTGTCCCCTATAATGATCCCAATCCCTCCAATCCCCTGATGATGTACCCCTCCTCACTAAACATTATCTTGTACTCCCCCAGCAGAATCCTCTATCTGCCCTATCACCCACCAATGTACCTGGtcactaacattatccccaATCCCAGCTATCATGCTGCCTATACCCCCTAACAACATACCACCCCTTACTAACATTACCTGTTATTCCCCTAGCATGTCCCCCTTATGCCCCCTATCCCCCTACTAACATACCCCCCCACTACCATTGTACCTATCCCCCATAGCATACCTCCCAATCCCCCCTAACATACTCCCCctgtgttacaccctcatgAGCTATACCATTTGTTACAACCCCCTAacttataccactggattcagacaatttttctattatttttagtattttttacggactcaatatcttttgtttttcaatcacgtgatctcggcatattgccaagatgccgtgccaagggcacttaggaagaatccacgcttctgtgcagcctgcagcactcttctctTTTCAAACATACTCTTCCTTTTGCACAGACCACTTTGTAAATAGTGCCCTTGTTAtaaatacagcaggaaaattgcttggagatcccaagttgattttaccttgtctcatattcattgaggaggccatcatcagccagctaagtagccagccccagTAGTATTACCAACCTACCCCTTtacttcactcaccacacctccaggccttcAGCCCCTTTGTCATTGTAGGTAGTACAGTAGttgccaccttaagcagttagTAGCAGAAGATAGCCTAGTTAGCAGATTAGTCAGCATTTGCAGTGTATTagatacagccttaagcgcccaacccactagtgtgtacccaccttacagtggtgtacaacaccattggatttggacaatttttctcttatttttacttTTTTTACAAACCTGATATCTTACCTTTTTCAATAATGTgattttggtgcttattatgccaagatgccatgccaaggacaaccaggagaaatccatgcttctgcacagcccacagcatgcttctcttttcacatgtaggcttctattcacacatgcacagaccacatgtgaTTAGGAtcattgtctatatatacagcagggaaatcacttggagaccccaaggcaattttaccttgtctttcatcacagacaggtctCAGAAGCCTAGCCAAGTAGCTAGGACCCTAGTAGTACATTGCTTACTCCCTCTATCagactcaccacacctcccagccCTAAGGGCACTTTGCattgccagtagttagttagttgttgccttaagcaacttagattcagtagtatagccttagagtaGAGTTCACTGTGtttagtacggcctcaagtgccCATCACCAGTGTGTAcacaaccttacagttggcacACAACACCCTCACTAACATTGCCCCTAttcccccactaacataccACCTCactgacattaccccctgtTGCCCTAGCATACCCCCATCCCCCTAACATCCCCCTCTCACTAGCATTATCCCCTATCCCCCCTAGCATACTCCTTATTCCCCCCTAACATACCCCTCTCACCAACATTACCCCCTATCCCCCCTATCCCTCACTAACATACCATCTCACTAACATTCCCCCTATCCCCCTGCTAACATACCCCCCCCTCACTAACATTTTCCCCTATCCCtcataacatatcccccctatcccccactaacatccccccccctcactaacattatcccctATCTCCTGCTAGCATATCCCTTATCCCTCCTAACTACCCCtccactaacattatcccctATCCTCCTGTACACTACCTGTACCACCCCTGACTACCATTATCCCCTATGAGTACACACCCCTTATAACATTTCTTAACATTTACCCCTATCCTACATCCCATACTTTCCCCTATACTAACATAACATATACCCCTATCCCCTCACTACCATCTCCCCTACCATTATATTACCCCCTACTCACCTTCCTGGccatccccctccccctgtgCTGGGGCCTTATGTTACCTATATGTTAGGACCTGTGCAGTCCACATGCTGGCACCATCAGTGACAGAATACCATCAGTGCTGAGGGAGGGGTTTGACATAATGTTAATGTTAGTCTACTGAAATAGGTGTTGATCTGCACAACTGATATTTTAGAAGTGCTCTGCAGGTCCAATTCTGGTGGATACAACTGAATTTCATCTTATACCCAGGGTCTGTATTTACATCCAAATAATCTAGAGTGCTCTGACTTCTGAATTTTGTTCTAGATTGCTGACTTTGCCTTACAGGTAGTCAGCCAATGGTATGTTTTAAAGTTTAgaaggaggggggggggttagCTCCCCCTTCCAAACCATTGTTACAAACCTTTAGGACACCCCTTCCTTGCACTCCCAAACTGTTTCCAAGGCAATTTCACACACAATCTCTCAGTGCAAAATGCATCCAAGGTTGTCCACAAATCCAAACTCAGCTTTAGAACGCCTCAATCATTCTAAAGTCCTTCTGCAAACATACCCACTTTATATTAAGCTATTTAAACAATAATCTCTGCTAAGCAATGGTACCAACTTAGCCAGACACAAACATAATCAAATTCCTAGGGGCTATGCAGTATAAAATTTTCTATCCAACATCATGTGCACTGCACAGCCTTGTTGAAATAGACCAAGCCTACCACCATCACCCCTTCACTTAAACAATATATGTTGGCAAGTCCACTTGAGACAGTCCCAGACTATCCTGGGGTTCTAAGTAATGGCCACTTACGTTCTATTGGCATGGGCATACTTAAAGGAACAGACCTAGCTGGGTGTATCAAGTGTCCATCGTTTTTCCTGCTTTCTTTCCCAACAAGTGCAGCACATGCACACACTCATATGGATAACCCAAGGGATATATCTTCTTCTAGGATTGAGGAGATACTCAAGGTCCATAATGTTTTTCTGGGCTTAGTAAGTCTCCCTTGTCTAGTGCATTTTGTATGTTAATATCACATTAGCTCTCTGAATACCCCCGCCCCAGCAAACCCATAAAACCATTTGTTGCTTTGAAGGTCATTGAGGCATGGAGTTGTGACTTGTGTTATTCCTACAACCCCTTCTTTGGTACTTCAACCAGTAGGCGTGACAATCATTTTCGTACAAAGCATGCCCAAAATTTCCAGAACCGAGAGGATCATCAAAGTTTGGTATACACGCAAACCTTCTGTAATGGATGGAGCAACAACAGCTACCATTTTGAGGTGGATGAGACGCTAGTTGTGGATGTTGCATCAGACGCCCCCTATATTACGAGGTCAGCAACAGCAGAAGAGCTTTGCCAAATCATGAAAAATCGTTTTACAGTGGCCTCGGCTCCTCTTTCCACTGGCCAAACACTCAAGGACACGCAACCTGCCTTGTACTGGACTGGGTGGGCAGCACATGTCTCTGATCGCAATCCAGAATTCCTTCGCTTGTTAATTGAATATCCAGCAGCTGCAACCAACAACTGTCAACCTGATTTACTCAGGGAGATTGCTGACGAAGCTAAGAAGGTTTTTCTCTCTGAACAAGAATTGCTTGATGGACGATCGGGGATCTTAAGAAAGCTACTTGTAGACACAGGCAAAGGGTGAGTGTCATGTTTAGCTTTCTTGTTTGAATCTAGTATTTATATTGTTAGGTTGACTTCGGAATTTAAAAGATTAGACAGAACAGTTGTTGAATCATATGGCCAGTTACTCAGCAGATGGGTTTGTTTTGTACTCCGGCTTTTTCAACGCCAGAACGCAGGAGACTCAGACTACGTGGTAACTTTCACTGATCGTCAAAAGGTATGTTGCCATGAGTTTGATAAATTTATCTTACCTTTCCCAAAAGGATGTATGTACATATGCATTGCAATGGTGTCACAAACATGCAAAGGCTAGAAAGCTAGGGATTCGATATATCATCCTTCGCATGGCTAGAAGTTTTTGGGCTCCCGAACCCTTGCAAGAGTCATTTGCCCACCTGGAGAAAGATCAACTGGATGACCCAACCACCCGCTTTGGATGCCTCTTGAATCTGCGGCTAGATGGGACATTTGTATCTCCTAGTAACATGTTGCACAACCTTACAATGATTAAATACATTATCAGACAAATGCTTTTGGCCTGGTCAGTGGACCGTGCTATTGAGCGGAGCAACAGTGGGGATCCCGTCACTGCTCATTTGTAAGCACCTGCTTTTCACATCATTGCTTTGCTCAACAGAAACAATAGTGTACTCTCAAGTCTTGGAAATGCCTTGGCTGATGATCAACTCACTCCATTTGCTCATATCTGTTTAGCTACTGCTCATGCCTCTCGTTATGCAAGGACAACATCTTTCCTCCCCAACGTCATGTGGACTAGTCGTACTGCACTCTCTATTGATGGCTCTGCAGTAGACTTTCATGACTACCAGAAGATGCTCAAAGACCGCCTAGATCGCCTTGAAGAACTGGTTCATGGATCAGGGGGCTTACTGATGGATATACCTCTAGCTGATATAGGCTTTACTACGACTGAACAAACTCATATTCACGATGAATTTTCCGAGACACGTTCAGGATATTCCTTCCTCACGGATCCTAAAAATCCTTTTTCTGCAATGCAGTTCAATTTGATTGATGCCATTTTTAAGTATCGACCTGGACGCTTAGCACGCGGTTTGCACAAATCCAATGATGAAAAAGCTTCCATTACCTGGGATGAAAAGTCCGTAGCCGAATGGCTAAACATCTATGATGAATGTACTTTAGAACTTTGCACCTTGATACATGCTGTTGGCGGCCAGCCTGCTTGTGGTGTAGAGTCCTGTCTTCTTAAACTGGTCAATACACCTTATAGAGTTCGAGGGGTATATGCATGGCGCCCAGGTACCCttgtttttgttcttctctaTAGCAAGACCACCAGTATGACTGGTCTTGACCGAGTTGTTGCTCACGCAGTGCCCTGGCGAGTTGGTCGTCTCTTTTTAATCATTAATGCATTGGCACGCCCATTAGCTGGAATCTTAGTGGAGCGTTCGAGAGGTCCCTTAGCCCGTATTGTACAAGAGACTTCAGCCTTTCCCATACGTGGAGTTGAAATGACATCTACCCAACTGTCTGATCGTCTCCGCACTTGGTTTACTCAGGGGCTTGGAGTATCACTGGGAATTAGGGCCTTCCGCCATTTTGTCATTGCCTGTCAACGAAAACTCATGCCAGAGGCCTTTGCCCCAATCCAAGAAGCTATGGCTGTGGTAGATACCCAGTCAGGGCATACAAGTGATACAGGAAACGATGTCTACGCCATTGACGCGTCGGAAATCCACCTACTCTCTCCAACTTCGGTGATTAAAAGTGTTTACTGCTCACTTCGATGGGCTCAGATACTATTCCCTGCTGGTGTTCTTAGCAATACTGAAACAAGCGAGGCTGTTGCCGCAGATGAAGTCATAAGTTCACATTCATCCACTATGCGCCCGTCATCTATATCCAAATCCGATATCACCCAGGCCGTTCTTGAAGCGTTACAAGACAAGGCTCTCATTAGCCAATTATCTCAACATATTGGTCAGCACATGGTCGATACAATACTAGCCACTGGGAAGTCCATTCGAGTTTACAATAACTCTCCGCCTGCCGCAAGGCTAGTTGAACCCAAACACCTGGTCCTCCTAAAACGATATCAAGGCGATAGCAATGCGAGCTGGCGCTCTGTGAGTCAGGGGCAAGCGCTAGTTCATGCCCTTGCTCGTGAGCGCTCCTTGCTCGTGATTCTTCCCACGGGGGGTGGGAAATCAGTCCTTTTTGGCTGCCTCCCGCTTATTGAATCCGGCTTCACTTTGGTTCTTTTTCCATTTGTAGCATTGTACAAGGATCAGCTTCATGCCGCAGAGGAGCGTCACAACAACCTACTTCGCTCAGATAGACAACTAGGACGTAGTTTGCGAATGGTTGAGTGGGAACCCAGGTTACTCCTAAATGAGAATGTAGGGCTAGTGGCAGTCACAGTGGACACCTTTGTCCGCCCTGAATGCCAGATATGGATTGACCAAAACCGCAGAAACCTCAATCGCATTGTGTTTGACGAGGTCCATGTAGCAGTTACTCAAGCAGACTTTCGACCGTGTATGATCTTACTCCAGGCCCTGACACGACAAGGTGTTCCTATTCTTGGACTGTCTGCTACTATTCCTCCATCAATGGAAGACAATTTACATGAATCCCTGGGACGCCCATTGTTCACTGTAGTGCGTGAGCCAACACAACGCCCTAACATTGAGTACCACATAGCTCGTTACTCAACTGAGGCAGAGGCTCGAATTGCATTCATCAGACAGGTGAAACACTTTCAATCTCTTCTACTCCCAGGCGAAGGTCTTTTAGTTATATGTCAAACAACAAAGAAGTTAAGGACTGGGCGCGTACCTTTGGAGCCTACGGCTACTGTAGCGCTCTTAATCAGGATTTTAATGAGGAAGCAACCCGAAATCTCTTAGACTGGACTTCTGGGAGGAGCCAAATCTTGGTTGGGACTACAGCAGTGGGCACTGGACTCAACCACAAGGCGGTGAGGGGCGTATTTCACTGGGGACCTCCCTACGGGCCTGATGACTTCCAGCAAGGATCGGGGCGTGGTGGCCGTGATGATCTCCCTGCGGTCTCTATTACAGTCCACTGGGATCCTCGCTTACCATCAATTGGTAATAATTACAGGGGTAAACCCATAATAGATTACATGCTGGATGAAGAGGAGTGCATTCAACTCACAATGTCCAGGTGGTTCGACGGGGAGAATATTGCAGTTTCGTGTTCTGGGGGAATCAACTTCCGTGATTGTTTCCGATGCCGCAGCGCTCATCTGAGGGCTACCCATAGAGATGGAATTGCTCTGGCGGGTCCAGAAGAGCCACCAAGTACAAATCAAGTTCGGGATCCAAACCTCCTGATTCTTCACGAGATACCACGTGACGTATGCACAAATTCAATCCACCCCCCAAGACGGAATGCCACCTTGATTGGAC
Encoded proteins:
- a CDS encoding Helicase conserved C-terminal domain: MDNPRDISSSRIEEILKVHNVFLGLLSEYPRPSKPIKPFVALKVIEAWSCDLCYSYNPFFGTSTSRRDNHFRTKHAQNFQNREDHQSLVYTQTFCNGWSNNSYHFEVDETLVVDVASDAPYITRSATAEELCQIMKNRFTVASAPLSTGQTLKDTQPALYWTGWAAHVSDRNPEFLRLLIEYPAAATNNCQPDLLREIADEAKKVFLSEQELLDGRSGILRKLLVDTGKGTVVESYGQLLSRWVCFVLRLFQRQNAGDSDYVVTFTDRQKDVCTYALQWCHKHAKARKLGIRYIILRMARSFWAPEPLQESFAHLEKDQLDDPTTRFGCLLNLRLDGTFVSPSNMLHNLTMIKYIIRQMLLAWSVDRAIERSNSGDPVTAHFVLSSLGNALADDQLTPFAHICLATAHASRYARTTSFLPNVMWTSRTALSIDGSAVDFHDYQKMLKDRLDRLEELVHGSGGLLMDIPLADIGFTTTEQTHIHDEFSETRSGYSFLTDPKNPFSAMQFNLIDAIFKYRPGRLARGLHKSNDEKASITWDEKSVAEWLNIYDECTLELCTLIHAVGGQPACGVESCLLKLVNTPYRVRGVYAWRPGTLVFVLLYSKTTSMTGLDRVVAHAVPWRVGRLFLIINALARPLAGILVERSRGPLARIVQETSAFPIRGVEMTSTQLSDRLRTWFTQGLGVSLGIRAFRHFVIACQRKLMPEAFAPIQEAMAVVDTQSGHTSDTGNDVYAIDASEIHLLSPTSVIKSVYCSLRWAQILFPAGVLSNTETSEAVAADEVISSHSSTMRPSSISKSDITQAVLEALQDKALISQLSQHIGQHMVDTILATGKSIRVYNNSPPAARLVEPKHLVLLKRYQGDSNASWRSVSQGQALVHALARERSLLVILPTGGGKSVLFGCLPLIESGFTLVLFPFVALYKDQLHAAEERHNNLLRSDRQLGRSLRMVEWEPRLLLNENVGLVAVTVDTFVRPECQIWIDQNRRNLNRIVFDEVHVAVTQADFRPCMILLQALTRQGVPILGLSATIPPSMEDNLHESLGRPLFTVLVTQLRQRLELHSSDSYMSNNKEVKDWARTFGAYGYCSALNQDFNEEATRNLLDWTSGRSQILVGTTAVGTGLNHKAVRGVFHWGPPYGPDDFQQGSGRGGRDDLPAVSITVHWDPRLPSIGNNYRGKPIIDYMLDEEECIQLTMSRWFDGENIAVSCSGGINFRDCFRCRSAHLRATHRDGIALAGPEEPPSTNQVRDPNLLILHEIPRDVCTNSIHPPRRNATLIGPSTSHEEASTSIQLKATSKQPETTQSITMILPPLLEPAAPIVIQPGKLQKHVNTQHPLSLEQHHFALMH